A part of Rattus norvegicus strain BN/NHsdMcwi chromosome 4, GRCr8, whole genome shotgun sequence genomic DNA contains:
- the Tomm20l2 gene encoding mitochondrial import receptor subunit TOM20 homolog, with protein sequence MPAGLLGRPVGTPFFSDLGGTSNCRHQHRPANRCQAGCLGWHRPCGAKTVGRNSASVAGMCGTLFVGYCIYFDRTRWSDSNFKSRLRERREKQKLAKERAGLSKLPDLKDAEAVQKFFLKELQLGGELLAQSNYEKGVDHLTDAAAVRGRPQQLLQVLQQTLPPPVFQMLLTKLPTISQRIVSSQSTAEGDVE encoded by the exons ATGCCGGCCGGGCTCCTGGGACGTCCCGTAGGTACCCCTTTCTTctccgatctcggtgggacctccaatTGTCGGCaccagcaccgacctg CCAACCGATGCCAGGCAGGCTGCCTCGGCTGGCACAGGCCCTGTGGAGCGAAGACCGTTGGCCGAAACAGCGCCAGCGTCGCGGGCATGTGCGGTACCCTCTTCGTCGGGTACTGCATCTACTTCGACCGCACAAGGTGGAGTGACTCCAACTTCAAGAGCAGGCTTCGAGAAcgaagagagaaacagaagctTGCTAAGGAGAGAGCTGGGCTTTCCAAGTTACCTGATTTAAAAGATGCTGAGGCTGTTCAGAAATTCTTCCTCAAAGAGTTACAGCTTGGTGGGGAGTTATTAGCACAAAGTAACTACGAGAAGGGTGTGGACCACCTGACAGACGCAGCTGCTGTGCGTGGACGGCCTCAGCAGTTGCTGCAAGTGTTACAGCAGACGCTTCCACcaccagtgttccagatgcttctgaccaAGCTTCCAACCATTAGTCAGAGAATTGTCAGTTCTCAGAGCACGGCTGAAGGTGATGTGGAATGA
- the LOC134486767 gene encoding igE-binding protein-like: MGTASSTSQLADQVVTLLEHQGIGIKEETVEEFIKTLEKTSPWLSHSGELNIPDWEQVMRDLQRTLRKYGPESIPAATLSLWGLVKDALLKIRGRRSKIERAFGAAQDDASCRSLQTSDPDQDSSSEEEKGETSVKELEVPKRKINKHRATERSGSRPPSVNPFFKGEGATASAYEPYSSLEWCCEDKATRRGVIFSEPPLGQRVAFPIVEVPDPSNADQSIRQHAPLSFKELKNLKEAVSAYGPLAPFTSAIFESYVASTLTPGDWQQLCRAALSGGDFLLWRGEFQELCAQLARLNAQAGFPQRDLEMLTGTGQYAALPAQILYDPAVYAQISTAAVKAWKALPNKAAGEQLSKVVQGPSVPFQEFADRLLQLAGRLFGDIDTAMPLVKQLAHENSNK; the protein is encoded by the coding sequence ATGGGAACTGCGAGTTCTACTTCACAGCTAGCTGATCAGGTAGTTACTTTGCTCGAGCATCAGGGAATTGGTATAAAAGAAGAAACAGTTGAAGAATTTATTAAAACCTTAGAAAAGACTAGTCCTTGGCTTTCCCATTCAGGAGAACTTAATATTCCTGATTGGGAACAGGTTATGAGAGATTTGCAAAGAACGCTGCGGAAATATGGCCCTGAGAGCATTCCTGCTGCCACGCTTTCTTTGTGGGGATTGGTCAAGGATGCTCTCTTGAAAATAAGGGGACGGAGGTCAAAGATAGAAAGAGCATTTGGAGCAGCACAAGATGATGCCTCTTGTAGGTCCTTACAAACCTCTGATCCAGATCAGGATTCTAGctcagaggaggaaaaaggagagacatcAGTAAAGGAATTAGAGGTGCCTAAGAGAAAGATTAATAAGCACAGGGCCACTGAAAGATCAGGATCTCGTCCCCCTAGTGTAAATCCCTTCTTTAAAGGAGAGGGAGCTACTGCTTCTGCCTATGAACCCTATTCCTCCTTGGAGTGGTGTTGTGAAGACAAGGCTACAAGGAGAGGGGTAATTTTCTCTGAGCCTCCCCTTGGACAGAGGGTGGCATTTCCTATTGTTGAGGTCCCGGACCCCAGCAATGCGGATCAATCCATCAGACAGCATGCTCCTTTGAGTTTTAAGGAGTTGAAAAACCTGAAAGAGGCAGTCTCTGCCTATGGTCCCCTCGCTCCCTTTACTTCTGCCATTTTTGAGTCCTATGTTGCATCCACTTTGACTCCTGGAGATTGGCAACAGTTATGTAGGGCAGCATTGAGTGGCGGAGACTTTCTATTATGGAGGggagaatttcaagaactatgtGCGCAACTAGCTAGACTTAATGCGCAAGCAGGATTTCCCCAGAGGGATCTAGAAATGTTGACGGGAACAGGACAATATGCGGCCCTTCCAGCCCAGATTCTATATGATCCTGCCGTTTATGCTCAAATTTCCACAGCGGCAGTTAAAGCTTGGAAGGCCCTGCCCAATAAGGCAGCTGGGGAACAATTATCGAAGGTAGTACAAGGACCCTCGGTACCTTTCCAGGAATTTGCTGATAGATTATTACAGTTGGCTGGGAGGCTGTTTGGAGACATTGATACTGCTATGCCTTTAGTGAAACAATTGGCGCATGAGAATTCTAATAAATGA